From the Streptomyces nigrescens genome, one window contains:
- a CDS encoding Lrp/AsnC ligand binding domain-containing protein — protein MTGSSPDATDWRILDVLRRHGRMGYAEPARAVPEILEAHHVTGDDCFILFALKVAARSMKHLEEVSGRIGALGAVTTDVVYSAPLARRPVSR, from the coding sequence ATGACCGGCTCTTCCCCCGACGCCACCGACTGGCGCATCCTCGACGTCCTGCGGCGCCACGGCCGCATGGGCTATGCCGAGCCGGCGCGCGCCGTGCCGGAGATCCTGGAGGCCCACCACGTCACGGGCGACGACTGCTTTATCCTCTTTGCCCTCAAAGTCGCCGCCCGGTCCATGAAGCACCTGGAGGAGGTGTCCGGGCGGATCGGTGCGCTAGGCGCGGTGACCACCGACGTTGTCTACTCTGCGCCGCTCGCCCGCCGCCCGGTGAGCCGGTGA